From a region of the Micropterus dolomieu isolate WLL.071019.BEF.003 ecotype Adirondacks linkage group LG21, ASM2129224v1, whole genome shotgun sequence genome:
- the LOC123960174 gene encoding zinc finger MIZ domain-containing protein 2-like, with product MNPLNQMKAGLANNPHSDGSYPYDPSGWQQPTNQPTGSLSVVTTVWGVTNPSASQGLGGGVMGPGANPGGGPMMQGPGGPGMAGGPGGYMGQQGYGEPSKGYMNQGMYGRAAGGYGGGPGGYSSSYPTNPGGSRGSDFTQAAAAAAVAAAAATATATATATVAAIQEKQNQEMNYGQMGGPAYNNQFMAHSGPRGPPGMAPGGMGPGPGPNRGPPSMGPMYGPGGGPQRVPQHPNYGPGPQQGHLRPPQGLKRPYSSESFQGMSQQYGVPVGSSVNMMSGPGGAGGPMPGSGGGGHGGHGGHGGHGGPGPYGGPNMQYHPGPGGPGPVPQRSGSSPSYQSHKMPLPQYPPSGQYYKQEQFNGQGGGLNALTAGGAGGVYNSFNQPSGPGRGLPGYPSSPVPGNPTPPITPSSSMAPPYMSPGSSDVKPPPSSFLPDIKPNMAGLPPPPPSGNPSDDLRLTFPVRDGVVLEPFRLEHNLAVSNHVFQLRDSVYKTLIMRPDLELQFKCYHHEDRQMNTNWPASVQVSVNATPLTIERGDNKTSHKPLYLKQVCQPGRNTIQITVTACCCSHLFVLQLVHRPSVRSVLQGLMKKRLLPAEHCVTKIKRNFSSGSIPGTPGLNGEDGVEQTAIRVSLKCPITFRRIQLPARGHDCRHIQCFDLESYLQLNCERGTWRCPVCNKTALLEGLEVDQYMLGILIYVQNSEYEEITIDPVCSWKPVPVKPDIHVKEESDGPVLKRCRTLSPSHMVLPSVMEMIASLGPAPSAASSSPMSYSSMSAGGGSNHTPDYPGPAPSYPSQSAGFSDFSGPGTPAGGGDFSSPGPPPLSYQSELSSALLTPDKPPPHPLAGQMSVSGRLDSTSHGAPLSQQQSQGLHGNSQLGGGNQVMQRSNQNPRLQGDSSFSLGGAADVPEPSLDLLPELTNPDELLSYLGPPDLPNNNNDDLLSLFENN from the exons ATGAACCCTCTGAACCAGATGAAGGCTGGACTGGCCAACAACCCCCACAG TGACGGTTCGTACCCGTATGACCCGTCCGGCTGGCAGCAGCCCACCAATCAGCCCACAGGATCCCTCTCTGTGGTAACCACCGTCTGGGGAGTGACCAATCCCTCGGCCAGCCAG ggTCTGGGTGGAGGGGTGATGGGCCCCGGGGCCAACCCAGGCGGGGGGCCCATGATGCAGGGCCCCGGGGGTCCGGGCATGGCCGGCGGGCCCGGCGGCTACATGGGCCAGCAGGGCTACGGAGAGCCCAGCAAAGGCTACATGAACCAGGGCATGTACGGCCGGGCCGCGGGGGGCTACGGCGGAGGGCCGGGGGGGTACAGCAGCAG TTACCCGACGAACCCCGGAGGCTCCAGAGGTTCCGACTTCACTCAGgctgctgccgccgccgccGTCGCCGCTGCTGCCGCCACCGCGACCGCCACGGCCACCGCGACCGTCGCCGCCATCCAGGAGAAACAAAACCAGGAAATGAACTACGGACAG ATGGGAGGTCCAGCCTATAACAACCAGTTCATGGCCCACTCAGGCCCCCGCGGGCCCCCTGGCATGGCTCCTGGAGGTATGGGTCCTGGGCCTGGACCTAACAGGGGCCCGCCCTCAATGGGCCCCATGTATGGACCTGGAGGCGGCCCCCAGAGGGTTCCTCAGCACCCAAACTATGGCCCTGGACCACAGCAGGGCCACCTGAGGCCCCCACAGGGCCTCAAACGGCCCTACAGCTCTGAG TCTTTCCAAGGGATGTCTCAGCAGTACGGCGTTCCGGTTGGTTCCAGTGTGAACATGATGTCTGGTCCTGGTGGCGCCGGCGGTCCAATGCCTGGTTCAGGTGGAGGCGGTCATGGCGGTCATGGCGGTCACGGCGGACACGGCGGCCCCGGCCCGTACGGCGGTCCCAACATGCAGTACCACCCAG GTCCTGGTGGTCCAGGCCCGGTCCCACAACGCTCCGGCTCCTCCCCCTCCTACCAGAGCCATAAGATGCCCCTCCCTCAGTACCCCCCCTCTGGACAGTACTACAAG caggAGCAGTTTAACGGTCAGGGTGGAGGTTTAAACGCTCTGACAGCAGGCGGCGCCGGTGGTGTCTACAACTCCTTCAACCAGCCGTCTGGG cccgGGCGAGGGTTACCAGGTTACCCCTCCTCACCTGTACCCGGAAACCCGACCCCTCCCATCACCCCCAGCAGCTCCATGGCGCCGCCCTACATGTCCCCCGGCAGCAGTGACGTCAAGCCGCCGCCCTCCTCCTTCCTGCCGGACATCAAACCCAACATGGCCGGCCTGCCCCCCCCTCCTCCGTCAG GTAACCCTAGCGACGACCTGCGGCTGACCTTCCCCGTGCGTGACGGCGTGGTCCTAGAGCCCTTCAGATTAGAGCACAACCTGGCCGTCAGCAACCACGTCTTCCAGCTGCGAGACTCCGTCTACAAGACGCTCATCATGAG acCGGACCTGGAGCTCCAGTTTAAGTGTTACCACCACGAGGACCGACAGATGAACACCAACTGGCCCGCCTCCGTCCAG gtgAGTGTGAACGCCACTCCTCTCACCATCGAGCGGGGCGACAACAAAACCTCCCATAAACCTTTGTACCTGAAGCAAGTCTGTCAACCAGGCAGGAACACCATCCAGATCACCGTCACCGCCTGCTGCTGC tCTCACCTGTTTGTCCTCCAGCTGGTTCATCGTCCGTCGGTCCGCTCGGTGCTGCAGGGTCTGATGAAGAAGAGGCTGCTGCCTGCGGAGCACTGTGTCACTAAGA TAAAGAGGAACTTCAGCAGCGGCTCCATCCCCGGGACCCCCGGGTTAAACGGAGAGGACGGCGTGGagcagaccgccatcagggtcTCGTTGAAATGCCCCATCACTTTCCGCCGCATCCAGCTGCCCGCCAGAGGTCACGactgcagacacatacag TGCTTTGACCTGGAGTCGTACCTGCAGCTCAACTGTGAGAGAGGAACATGGAGATGCCCTGTGTGCAA taaaaCAGCCCTGCTGGAAGGTCTGGAGGTGGATCAGTACATGCTGGGGATCCTCATCTACGTTCAGAA CTCGGAGTACGAGGAGATCACCATCGACCCGGTGTGCAGCTGGAAGCCGGTTCCTGTGAAGCCGGACATCCACGTGAAGGAGGAGTCCGACGGGCCGGTGTTGAAGCGCTGCCGGACGCTCAGCCCCAGTCACATGGTCCTGCCCAGTGTCATGGAGATGATCGCGTCCCTAGGCCCCGCCCCCTCCGCGGCCTCCTCCTCCCCGATGTCCTACTCCTCCATGTCTGCGGGGGGCGGCAGCAACCACACACCAGACTACCCCGGACCAG CGCCGTCCTATCCCAGTCAGTCCGCTGGGTTCTCAGACTTCAGCGGTCCTGGGACTCCGGCGGGCGGGGGGGACTTCTCCTCCCCcggtcctcctcctctctcctacCAGTCCGAGCTCTCCAGTGCCCTCCTCACCCCCGACAAACCTCCGCCTCACCCGCTGGCCGGACAG ATGTCAGTCTCGGGCCGCCTGGACTCCACTTCCCATGGTGCTCCTCTCTCACAGCAGCAGTCACAGGGTCTCCACGGTAACTCCCAGCTgggtggcggcaaccaggtgatgCAGCGAAGCAACCAGAATCCCCGTCTCCAAGGCGACAGCTCTTTCAGCCTCGGCGGGGCGGCGGATGTCCCAGAACCGTCTCTGGAC TTGCTTCCGGAGTTGACCAACCCGGATGAGTTGCTGTCGTACCTCGGACCTCCGGACCTCCCGAACAACAACAACGACGACCTGCTGTCGCTGTTTGAGAacaactga